TACCCTCGGGGGGCGTGGACAGACTTTCCAGTACTCTTTGTTTTTTGCTCTAAAGTCATGTAGCCTAATCCATGTCCATTGGAAATCAAAACTAACGGTTAAATGGATTTTAACGTTTTACACTGAGGAAATCATTTGTCCTAGTCATAATGTCTAACTGTGTCTAAACTCCAATGCACTGTATTTGTCAGAATCCTGCAGTGTAATAGTGTACCTGCAGTATAAAAGCTAGAGGGAACTGTACGTTATGACAACTAGTGTGAACTGGTGAAGAGGTTCTTTGTGGCTTTGTTAGAGTTCAGGTGGACTGTAGTCCTAGCTGGTCACAGATCATATCACCACAGCCTCAAAGCACAACTCCTGCTGTATTAAATTTCCTCTCATTTCCACTCTTCCCACTCTCCTCTGTGCAGCTGACCCCACAGTGAAGGACTTTATCGGTGGCTTCACAGCACTTCACTATGCCGCTATGCATGGCAGAGCGCGCATCGCACGACTCATGCTGGAATCTGAGTTTCGCAGTGACATTATAAACGCAAAAAGCAACGATGGCTGGACGCCACTGCACGTGGCTGCCCACTACGGCCGCGACTCGTTTGTACGCCTCCTCCTCGAGTTCAGGGCCGAGGTGGACCCGTTAAGTGACAAAGGGACCACACCACTACAGTTGGCCATCATCCGTGAGCGCTCCAGCTGTGTACGGATCCTACTGGACCACAGTGCCAACATTGACATTCAAAACGGCTTCCTGTTGCGATACGCCGTCATCAAAGGCAATCACTCATACTGTCGCATGTTCCTGCAGAGGGGAGCGGACACTAATCTTGGACGTCTTGAAGATGGTCAGACCCCCTTGCACTTGTCTGCCCTCAGGGACGATGTGCTGTGTGCCGAGATGCTCTACACATACGGGGCTGATACCAACACCAGGAACTACGAGGGCCAGACACCGGTAGCTGTATCTGTTAGCATGTCTGAGATCAGCCGGCCTTGTCTGGACTTCCTACAGGAAATCACCAGTGAGTCTTACCCACACACTACCCTTCACACAAGCATGTCCTTCAGTGTTGCATATAGGATACCTGTTTAAACAACTAAGTAATGTTATGAATAACCgtttgattattttaattgatTAGACTAATAATAACAATCCTAATACATTTTACATCTGACCGACATTTAAAAGCCCTAGAGGTATTAAATGTACTTGATAGAACCACAGAAAAGCAAAACATTCCGAAGGTTGCAGCCAGCAAATATTTGGCGTCGTTACATGCTTAAATTACTTCAGCTATAAATTTTTCAATAATTAGTCATCAAGTAGTTTTCTGCAATCAATTTGTTGATCAATTGACCAATAATCTTTTGAATTGGTTtggaacttttaaaaaaaagtgtgtgtgtgtatatgtatgtatgtatgtatgtatgtatgtatgtatgtatagatgtgtgtatatatatatatatatatatatatatatatatatatatatatatatatatatatatatatatatatatatatatatatatgtgtgtgtgtatatatacacatatatatatatatatatatatatgtgtgtgtgtgtgtatatatatatatatatatatatatatatatatatatatatatatatatatatatatatgtgtgtgtatatatatatatatatatatatatatatatatatatatatgtgtgtatatatatatatatgtgtgtgtgtgtgtgtgtatatgtatatatatatatatatatgtgtgtgtatatatatatatatgt
This sequence is a window from Perca flavescens isolate YP-PL-M2 chromosome 1, PFLA_1.0, whole genome shotgun sequence. Protein-coding genes within it:
- the asb7 gene encoding ankyrin repeat and SOCS box protein 7 isoform X2 — translated: MNIPIPKCDRMLNHHCRRNPELHEELQIQAAVAAGDVCTVRRMLEQGYSPKIRDANGWTLLHFSAAKGKERCVRVFLEHGADPTVKDFIGGFTALHYAAMHGRARIARLMLESEFRSDIINAKSNDGWTPLHVAAHYGRDSFVRLLLEFRAEVDPLSDKGTTPLQLAIIRERSSCVRILLDHSANIDIQNGFLLRYAVIKGNHSYCRMFLQRGADTNLGRLEDGQTPLHLSALRDDVLCAEMLYTYGADTNTRNYEGQTPVAVSVSMSEISRPCLDFLQEITRQPRTLQDLCRIKIRHCIGLQSLKLLEDLPIAKVMKDYLKHKFDNV
- the asb7 gene encoding ankyrin repeat and SOCS box protein 7 isoform X1 — protein: MTKRSPSLQLVKRMLNHHCRRNPELHEELQIQAAVAAGDVCTVRRMLEQGYSPKIRDANGWTLLHFSAAKGKERCVRVFLEHGADPTVKDFIGGFTALHYAAMHGRARIARLMLESEFRSDIINAKSNDGWTPLHVAAHYGRDSFVRLLLEFRAEVDPLSDKGTTPLQLAIIRERSSCVRILLDHSANIDIQNGFLLRYAVIKGNHSYCRMFLQRGADTNLGRLEDGQTPLHLSALRDDVLCAEMLYTYGADTNTRNYEGQTPVAVSVSMSEISRPCLDFLQEITRQPRTLQDLCRIKIRHCIGLQSLKLLEDLPIAKVMKDYLKHKFDNV